From a region of the Monodelphis domestica isolate mMonDom1 chromosome 8, mMonDom1.pri, whole genome shotgun sequence genome:
- the LOC130455757 gene encoding small cysteine and glycine repeat-containing protein 7-like has product MGCCGCGGCGGCGGCGGCGGCGGCGGCGGCGGCGGCGGCGGCGGCGGCGGCGSCCCGCCGCCCSPMVVCCRRTCCCGSCGCGKGCGCGKGCCQQKCCQQSCCCKKQCCC; this is encoded by the coding sequence ATGGGTTGCTGTGGTTGTGGTGGCTGTGGTGGCTGCGGTGGCTGCGGTGGCTGCGGTGGCTGTGGTGGCTGCGGTGGCTGCGGTGGCTGTGGTGGCTGTGGTGGCTGCGGTGGCTGCGGTGGCTGTGGTGGCTGCGGTGGCTGTGGTGGCTGTGGCTCTTGCTGCTGTGGCTGCTGTGGTTGCTGCTGTAGTCCCATGGTTGTCTGCTGCCGCCGTACTTGCTGCTGTGGCTCCTGTGGCTGTGGCAAGGGCTGTGGCTGTGGCAAGGGCTGCTGCCAACAGAAGTGTTGCCAACAGAGCTGCTGCTGCAAAAAGCAATGCTGCTGTTAG